The region TTTCTCTTGAAAGAGTCAAGTCTGTACTAATGCCAACCCTGGAAAATCTAGTTCAAGGGGAGTTTGGAGCCGATAGCATTTCAGAAATTGGAAAACTAGCTCAGATAATTATGGCTAAATCAAGTCAAGTGAATAGAAAAATAGCTAAACTGGAAAGAAGATCCCAAGAAATCAAGGGGCGATATGAAAAAAAATAGCTTTCTGGAATTATTTTGTCAATATAAAATAGCTCAGGACAAGGTTGAAGGTAGTCTTAAGAACCTTGATGATAAGGTTGAGCGTATCAAAAAATACTACTCTCCCCGTAACCAATTTAACCGCTGGAGAGATTCAGGTGATGGTAAAAATTGGAAAAAAAGACAACATGAAAAGCAAAAACATAAATGTGCAAATCCTAATTGCAATTTTGTTTACGAAAAGTCAGAGTATTTTGACATAGATCACATCAAGCCCATTAAAACTCATCCTCATCTGGCAGTTGACAAGAAAAATTTACAATTACTCTGTCCTCCTTGTAATAGTCGCAAAGGAGCATTGGAGAGGTAATTGCAGGATTTTATTTAGCTCTCTAGTTATGACAGTAAACCTGTAAATTTTTTTAAGTTGAAAAGAGTTAAGAGAAGAAAGTAGGACTTGATCAACAAATTCTGAGATAGGCTAGGAGTTGTTATTTCCGGGTACGTTATGACTGTTGATATTAAGACAACCCTAGTTAATATTCCCAACCAGGATTTGCAAATTGCGGGCTATTTGGCCCAGCCGGTGGCCGTGGGTCACTACCCCGTAGTGATTGTAATTCAAGAAATTTTTGGGGTTAATAGCCATATCCGAGACGTGACTGAACGCATTGCCAAAGAAGGTTGCGTGGCGATCGCCCCGGCCATTTACCAACGGCAAGCTCCGGGCTTTGAAACCGGTTACACTCCAGAGAGCATTGAAGCGGGCAAAAAACTCAAAGATCAAACCGATAGTGCAGAAATCCTCAGTGACTTAGAGGCAACCATTGCCTATGGGCTGAGTTTACCCAACGTTAAACCCGGCGGAGTAGGATTAATTGGCTTTTGCTTTGGTGGCTGGATCACCTATTTAGGGGCTAGTTTACCCACCGTCAAGGCCACCGCTTCCTTTTACGGTGCGGGCATTCCCCATTGGGCTCCGGGGTCAGCGCAACCTCCCATCGCCTATACCGATAAGATTGAAGGCACGTTATACGCTTTCTTTGGTTTGGAGGATGCCAGCATTCCCATGGCGGATACAGAGCAGATTGAACAAGCTCTAAGTAAGTATCAGGTGAACCATAAAATTTTCCGTTACCCCGGTGCAGACCATGGCTTTTTCTGTGATCAGAGGGCCAGCTATAACGCCGAAGCGGCCGCCGATGCCTGGCAAAAGGTAAAACAACTTTTTCAAACTGAATTGCAATGAAATTCCTGATTCTCAATGCCGGTTCCAGTAGCCAAAAAAGTTGCCTCTACGAGTTAGCTGGCGATCGCCTACCGGAAACAGTACCGGAGCCCTTGTGGGAGGCTTTCATTGATTGGACGGTGTTGGAAAATCAGGGGCGGCTAATGGTGGAAACCCCTGGCCAAAAACAGGTGATCATTCTGGAGACCGGCGATCGCCAACAGGGTATAGCCCAAATGTTGGACACTCTGGTAACAGGGGACTGTGCCGTTTTGAAAAGTTTGACAGAAATTGACCTGGTGGGCCATCGAGTAGTGCATGGGGGCACGGATTACGCCGCAGCCACCTTGATTACCCCAGCGGTGAAACAGGCCATTGCGGACTTAATTCCCCTCGCTCCCGCCCATAACCCCGCCCACCTCGAAGGCATTGAAGCCATTGGCGAACAATTGGGAGACGTGCCCCAGATCGCTGTGTTCGACACCGCTTTTCACCGCACCATTCCCACCGCCGCCGCCGAATATCCCATTCCCCAAGCCTGGACTGAGTTGGGTATTCGTCGCTATGGTTTCCACGGCACTAGCCATAAATACTGCGCCCAGAAAACGGCGGAGATTTTAGGCCAACCTTTGGCAGAGTTAAAACTCATTACCTGCCACATCGGGAATGGCGCCTCCTTGACGGCGATCAGAAATGGAGTCAGCATCGACACCACCATGGGTTTTACCCCCTTAGAAGGGCTGATGATGGGGGCCAGGAGTGGTTCCATTGACCCAGCCATTGTGCTATTTCTGCAACAAACCCAGGGTTTAACCCCAGCAGAAATCAACGCCACGTTAAATAAAAAATCTGGTTTATTGGGAGTTTCTGGGCGATCGGCGGATTTACGCACCATTTTACAAGCTAAAGCCGAGGGGGACGAACAAGCCCAATTGGCCTATACCATGTATATTCACCGTTTTCGTCGTTGTTTGGGGGCCATGGTTGCTTCCCTCGAAGGTCTGGATACGTTGGTGTTCACCGCCGGGGTGGGGGAAAATGCGGCCACTGTGCGGGCTGATGTTTGCCAAGCTTTTCAATTCCTGGGCTTAAAACTTGATCCAGAGTTAAACGACCGATCGCCAAGGGATACTGTTATTTCTCACTCCGACTCCTTGGTGAATGTGGTGATTGTCCACACCGAAGAAGATTGGGCGATCGCCCAGGATTGTTGGCACTGGTGGCATAGCCAGGGACTGGGCAAGAAACCGTAAATTGCGAAAATGTTAGAAAATGGCCATGAAATTAAATGTTGAATTAGGCTAAATTTCCTTGGCTAGAGTCCGCATCCGCCAACACGTTAATCCCCTCAGTCAAAAATATCGGCAGGTGTTGGCCTGTCCTGATTGGGCCACCGTTTATGACAATGTTCAACGGCCATTACATTTGGATATTGGCTGTGCCCGGGGTCGCTTTCCCCTGAAAATGGCCCAGGAACACCCCGACTGGAATTTTTTGGGGGTGGAGATTCGTCAGCCCTTGGTACTAGAAGCCAACGAAACCGGCGATCGCCTGGGGCTTAAAAATCTCCATTACCTGTTTGGCAACATCAATGTGGAACCAGAAAAATTCTTGTCCGCCTTGCCCCCCACTCTGCAACGGGTGAGCATCCAATTTCCCGACCCCTGGTTTAAGCAACGACATAATAAACGCCGGGTAGCCCAACCGGAACTGGTCATGGCGATCGCCAACGCCCTGCCCCCGGGAGGGGAAGTATTGCTCCAATCTGACGTGGAACCCGTCGCCGAGGACATGAAAGAGCGTTTTGCTGAAAATCCTAACTTTGCCTTCACCCATGACACCCCCTGGTTGGAGAAAAATCCCCTCGGGGTGCCCACAGAAAGGGAAATTGCCTGTTTTAACCTCCACCGTCCTGTGTACCGCTGTCTATTACAACGAATTGCCTAGTCGGTGACAATTTTGCCACGAAAAACCAGGTAATTATAGATGTTGTAGAACAGCAGGATCGGAATCAGGAAGCCAATGAAGGTCAGCATAAACACCAGAGAACTAGGGGCCGCCGCCGCTTCATAGATGGTGACACTGGGGGGAATGATATTGGGGAAGATAATGAAACCCAAACCGATGAAGGAAAGGGAAAACACTAAAAAAGTCCAGATAATGGGGGTATTTTCTTCCCGCAGATACAAACTCCGCAACAGTAGGCCAATGAACAGTAACCCCACCAGGGGAATGGTGGCAAAAATGTACACCAACGGAGCGGTAAACAATTGGGACCTGGCCTCTTCGGAAAAAGCTGGGGTACTAATGGTGATAAACACCGCCCCCGCCAACGTGGTCCAAGTGGCGATCGCCGCCGTTTTGAAATAGGTTTTTTGCAATTCCCCTTCGGTTTTCAAAATTAGATAGGTGGAACCGATCAGTACATAACCTTGGATTAACGTCAGGGCCACAATGACAGAGCGCCAGGTGAGCCAGTCCCACATAGTGCCGGCAAAATGTCCTTGGGCATCAACGATAATACCTTCAAACACACTACCAAGGGCAAAACCTTGCCCCAACGCGGCTAAGAAACTCCCCACTCCAAAGGCAATATTCCAAACCAATTTACGGTTAGCATTTTCCCGAAACTCAAAGGAGACCGCCCGGAGAATTAACCCCACCACCATGATCACTGCTGGTAAATAGAGGGCATTCAAAATGGTGGCATAGGCCAAAGGAAAGGCCCCAAATAATGACCCCCCCATCAACACCAGCCAGGTTTCGTTGGCATCCCAGACATTCCCCAAACTGGTCATAAGAATGCTACGCCGTTCCTCCGTGGAAGCGGTGAGGGATAAAATACCTACCCCCAGGTCAAAGCCATCTAGCAGGACATAGAGAAAAAGGAAAAGCCCCAAAATGAAAAACCACACCTGGGGTAAAAAATGTTGTAACGGTTCTAAAGGTTCCATGGTTCCTACTCCTTAATCTCGGCAACTTCGGCAATGTCAGCGGGGCGGCGGTTAGTGGCGTGCTTGGTAATGTTGCCCCAAAGGGAGGCTTCCGAACCCCGGGGAGCAGGCAAATTCAGGTCGGGGCCGTTGCGAATAATCCGACTGCCAAAGTAGAGAGTGGTAATTAAAAAAACAATGTACATCACACTCAACCCTGTCAGGGAAAAGAGAATTTCACCGGGGGGCAAGTTGGAAGCGGATTCCGCTGTACGCATTTCTCCGTAAACGATCCAGGGTTGGCGACCTACGCAACGGACAATCCAACCCGTTTCCACCGCTAAATAACCCAACGGAGCGGCAAAAACCCAAGCCCGCAATAACCATTTTTGTTGGCTAATGCTTTCTGGGCTCAGTTTGCCCCGTAGCCATTGCCCCACTGTGACCGTCATCAAAGCGGCAAAAAAGAGCCCAATGGCTACCATAATGCGGAAAGAATAGTAAATTAAGCCCACCATCCTCGGGCGATCAACCGGGGCCCATTCCTTCAGGCCCTGAATGGGTTTGTCCAATTGAGGCTTGAGTTCCAAAATATAGCTCAATGCTCCGGGAATGGTCAGTTCCCAGTCATTTTTTTCTGCTTTATCGTTGGGCAAAGCTACCACACTCCAAGCCGCTGGTGTTTCCGCTGGCACCGTTTCCCAGAGGGCTTCCATGGCGGCAAGCTTAGCTGGTTGATGCACCGATACCTGTTCCGCGCTTAGGTGGCCAATGAAAATTTGTAGGGGAGCCACCGCCATCACCACCACCAAAATTACCTGCAAAGAGCGGGCAAAAAATTGCGGTTGCCGACCGGTGAGAATACACCAGGCACTGACGCCCCCAATGACAAACATAGAGGTTTCTAAGGTGGCAAAAAACATATGCAGGAAACTATTGACCATAAATGGATTGGCGATCGCCGCAAAATAGTCCTGCACCACAAATTTTCCATCGACAAAAATGCCCCCGGCGGGGGTTTGTAACCAGGAATTAGCTGAGAGAATCCAAAAGGTAGAAAGATTTGCCCCAATGGCCACCAAAATAGTGGAAAGGTAATGAATTAATGGGGGAACTCGGTCCCAACCAAATAGCATAATGCCCAAAAAGCTAGCTTCAAGCATAAAGGCCATGGTGCTTTCAAACCCAAGCACTGTGCCGAAAAAATCCCCTACAGATTCTGAAAAAGGGGCCCAGTTCAAACCAAATTGAAAGGCCATGGGTAAACCAGTGGCTACCCCAATACCAAAATTTAAAACGTAGAGCCGAGCCCAAAATCGAGCATGGTGATAATAGTCTAAATTACGGGTTTTGAGCCATAAACCTTCGATAATTACTAAATAAATGCCCATACCCGTGGTTAATACCGGCCAGAGCATATGAAAAATGGCAGTGACGGCAAATTGTAGCCGTGACAACGCCACCGTATTACTGAAAAAATCCTGCATTGGCAAAGAGCACTCCTAAATGGTTTTCTGATAGTTAGAGTTTAAAAAAAACAGAGAATTTTGCCCACTCTATCCCCTGTCCAAAACTAGCAGAAGCCAATGGGAAAGGCTCTGTATTATCAGCTACATTCCCTCTATTTTCACCCAAGCCATAGGCAAATAATTGACGAAGTTATATCTTTTGATGGACTTATAGTTAAGCTTCTTACCAATTGCCCAGGACATCCTGACTGAGACGGGACACGAAAACCATTGTTTGTCTTTGTTGATGCCAGTGCTAAGTAGTAAAAATTTCCTCTGGGGTCAGCACCAATTCTGAAAAAGTCCCAGACACGATGGTTTGTTGTCCCTGAAAAGCTTGGCGATCGTAAACACCTTCGCCATTGAGGGTATAGATGGAAACGGTGGGTTGCTTAGGTTCCCCCAAAATATCCCGACTACCGATCGCCAGATAGTCAACAATCCAATATTCTTTAATGCCAAGGCGTTGATACTCGTCCAATTTATCCAAATAATCCGTTTCCCAATTACTGGAAACCACTTCCACTGCTAACTGAATTGGCTCAGTTAAAGCCCCTAAAGTGCCACGATCTGATCGCCACTGGTCTCGATCAATCACACTTATGTCTGGTATACGCCCCTGGGTCTTGCCCGTTGTTAGGGAGGTGCGGATATAAACCTCTTG is a window of Synechocystis sp. PCC 7338 DNA encoding:
- the trmB gene encoding tRNA (guanosine(46)-N7)-methyltransferase TrmB, whose translation is MARVRIRQHVNPLSQKYRQVLACPDWATVYDNVQRPLHLDIGCARGRFPLKMAQEHPDWNFLGVEIRQPLVLEANETGDRLGLKNLHYLFGNINVEPEKFLSALPPTLQRVSIQFPDPWFKQRHNKRRVAQPELVMAIANALPPGGEVLLQSDVEPVAEDMKERFAENPNFAFTHDTPWLEKNPLGVPTEREIACFNLHRPVYRCLLQRIA
- a CDS encoding HNH endonuclease signature motif containing protein, whose amino-acid sequence is MKKNSFLELFCQYKIAQDKVEGSLKNLDDKVERIKKYYSPRNQFNRWRDSGDGKNWKKRQHEKQKHKCANPNCNFVYEKSEYFDIDHIKPIKTHPHLAVDKKNLQLLCPPCNSRKGALER
- a CDS encoding acetate kinase produces the protein MKFLILNAGSSSQKSCLYELAGDRLPETVPEPLWEAFIDWTVLENQGRLMVETPGQKQVIILETGDRQQGIAQMLDTLVTGDCAVLKSLTEIDLVGHRVVHGGTDYAAATLITPAVKQAIADLIPLAPAHNPAHLEGIEAIGEQLGDVPQIAVFDTAFHRTIPTAAAEYPIPQAWTELGIRRYGFHGTSHKYCAQKTAEILGQPLAELKLITCHIGNGASLTAIRNGVSIDTTMGFTPLEGLMMGARSGSIDPAIVLFLQQTQGLTPAEINATLNKKSGLLGVSGRSADLRTILQAKAEGDEQAQLAYTMYIHRFRRCLGAMVASLEGLDTLVFTAGVGENAATVRADVCQAFQFLGLKLDPELNDRSPRDTVISHSDSLVNVVIVHTEEDWAIAQDCWHWWHSQGLGKKP
- the cydB gene encoding cytochrome d ubiquinol oxidase subunit II translates to MEPLEPLQHFLPQVWFFILGLFLFLYVLLDGFDLGVGILSLTASTEERRSILMTSLGNVWDANETWLVLMGGSLFGAFPLAYATILNALYLPAVIMVVGLILRAVSFEFRENANRKLVWNIAFGVGSFLAALGQGFALGSVFEGIIVDAQGHFAGTMWDWLTWRSVIVALTLIQGYVLIGSTYLILKTEGELQKTYFKTAAIATWTTLAGAVFITISTPAFSEEARSQLFTAPLVYIFATIPLVGLLFIGLLLRSLYLREENTPIIWTFLVFSLSFIGLGFIIFPNIIPPSVTIYEAAAAPSSLVFMLTFIGFLIPILLFYNIYNYLVFRGKIVTD
- a CDS encoding Uma2 family endonuclease: MVTPTLVKTSTPQTFDQFLKQCPEEGRFEWVNGEIIEMVNTREHIDIATFLTKMLDREVDRLNLNYVVRQEVYIRTSLTTGKTQGRIPDISVIDRDQWRSDRGTLGALTEPIQLAVEVVSSNWETDYLDKLDEYQRLGIKEYWIVDYLAIGSRDILGEPKQPTVSIYTLNGEGVYDRQAFQGQQTIVSGTFSELVLTPEEIFTT
- a CDS encoding cytochrome ubiquinol oxidase subunit I, encoding MQDFFSNTVALSRLQFAVTAIFHMLWPVLTTGMGIYLVIIEGLWLKTRNLDYYHHARFWARLYVLNFGIGVATGLPMAFQFGLNWAPFSESVGDFFGTVLGFESTMAFMLEASFLGIMLFGWDRVPPLIHYLSTILVAIGANLSTFWILSANSWLQTPAGGIFVDGKFVVQDYFAAIANPFMVNSFLHMFFATLETSMFVIGGVSAWCILTGRQPQFFARSLQVILVVVMAVAPLQIFIGHLSAEQVSVHQPAKLAAMEALWETVPAETPAAWSVVALPNDKAEKNDWELTIPGALSYILELKPQLDKPIQGLKEWAPVDRPRMVGLIYYSFRIMVAIGLFFAALMTVTVGQWLRGKLSPESISQQKWLLRAWVFAAPLGYLAVETGWIVRCVGRQPWIVYGEMRTAESASNLPPGEILFSLTGLSVMYIVFLITTLYFGSRIIRNGPDLNLPAPRGSEASLWGNITKHATNRRPADIAEVAEIKE
- a CDS encoding dienelactone hydrolase family protein, whose protein sequence is MTVDIKTTLVNIPNQDLQIAGYLAQPVAVGHYPVVIVIQEIFGVNSHIRDVTERIAKEGCVAIAPAIYQRQAPGFETGYTPESIEAGKKLKDQTDSAEILSDLEATIAYGLSLPNVKPGGVGLIGFCFGGWITYLGASLPTVKATASFYGAGIPHWAPGSAQPPIAYTDKIEGTLYAFFGLEDASIPMADTEQIEQALSKYQVNHKIFRYPGADHGFFCDQRASYNAEAAADAWQKVKQLFQTELQ